The sequence below is a genomic window from Pyrobaculum sp. 3827-6.
AATCTTCAATACCCTCTTTCTCCTGCCGGCCAGGCCTATTCTCAAATAGGGGCTCGCGTCTAGATATCTCAAAAAGTCTCTGCATACGTCATGTATCTCCAACTTGGTGAAGAATTTCCCGAAAAACTCCCAATGCTCCTCCCCCCTGCCAGTGAGGCGGTAGCTTATAACTGCGTTTAGCATCGCCAGCCTCGCCCCTATCGACTCCCCGTGTTTACTTACTACGCTACACACAGCGCGGTACTGCGGATCGCGCCTCTCCAGCTCCAGAATTGCGTTTATACCTAAGCTCCTAAGCGCCTCAATTACTCTTCTTAACTGTGACCTTGCGGCCATACTGCACCGGGTTCTTCACTCCGCATCCCAAATTCGTGGGGCAGAGCCCCCAGGAATTCATGGTCTCGCAACTCGGCACGGCGTATTCCTTCCTTCCCCCAACCTGGCCCGCTATGTGTTGCACCTGGTAGCGTGTAATCTTTTCATTAAAATCTGGCGACGTACGAAAGAGATCTACTATCTGTTCCACATCCCATCCCCTGTGTAGTAGGTACGTCGCTATGGCAAACCTAGCTGTGTGGGGCAGGTTGTCGCCGCTCTTAAGGGCGTCTAGAATCGCCTTCATACACGGGGGGTGAGGCCCCTCTGCTGGTTGAGACGGCGCTTTTAACGGCTTATGAGCGTATTTTTTCAACAAGTCCTCTACCAAGGAGGCGTCTATAGATGCGGCTACCCTGCCTACGGCCAACTCGTTTTCTCTTGCCGTCTTTAGAATCTGTTCTTCATAAGCCTCTTCAAGCAACCTCTCGAAATCCTCGAGGGGCACCACAACCCACCCCTTGACGACAGGCCTATTTATCATAGCCCAGAAGGGGTCTTGAGGCGCGTATCTTAGATAGGAAGTCCATCTGACGGCAACCGGATTCCCAAACGCCGCCACGACTAGACCGGTCACCACCTCATGCG
It includes:
- a CDS encoding DNA primase large subunit PriL — its product is MSCDISLGELSCHFPFLNKSASYLQKRGIALDAVVNSKNLLDMALERLRKSLAREPLNPRSCIDSPEDWAAAARLALYIAAATKNPYLLKRFADSESKRFLELMRKVPGIQDLRCKIEIARDLGVVAKPAHEVVTGLVVAAFGNPVAVRWTSYLRYAPQDPFWAMINRPVVKGWVVVPLEDFERLLEEAYEEQILKTARENELAVGRVAASIDASLVEDLLKKYAHKPLKAPSQPAEGPHPPCMKAILDALKSGDNLPHTARFAIATYLLHRGWDVEQIVDLFRTSPDFNEKITRYQVQHIAGQVGGRKEYAVPSCETMNSWGLCPTNLGCGVKNPVQYGRKVTVKKSN